The nucleotide window TACAATGTGCGATATATCCAATGTTGTTTCTAGTGTCTGGCTTGTTTAGTATTCGAAGATATACTCGATAATAGTGCTGATTTGTCTCTACAAAAATTGGTGTTGCCTCTACATCAAGCCTTGCGGCAACTGCAATGGATAGGCCCAAGACCAATCTAATTGATATCTCGTTGCTGTATGTTGTTTTGACTGGAGTGCCGTGATACTTTTTCTTGCATGCATCATTGAATAGTCCATGCAATACCTGAAGATCAGTTGCACTGATTGATAATAGTCCTTTGTGGACTGTGGCACGCAATCCGCAGTCAATGTATTTTGCAGGCGAGCCAAACGGATCGATATCAACAATTGCGCCACGGCTTCCCTTCTTTGAGAATCCATTAAAGAACTGACAAATATCACTCCTTGATATGATATAGTTGTGCAGTCCGTTTAGTTCTGCCGAGTTTTTTGATAGCTCCAGTGCGCTTGGGTTTAGATCATTGACAAAGACCTCTGTACCTTTGATTTCATTTGCAACTCGCAGTCCACGGGCGCCAAGACCTGACAGTCCATCCAAGAATGATTTTTGGCCATCAAAGTTTTTCAAAAATGTCGAATACACTATGATGGAAAAGTCTCGGCTCAGCTTTGCCCTTGGATTAAAAAACGCAATGTCTCGTGGAGGAACCTTTTGCTCTAGTGCTCCCCTTGGTACTAGGATCTGTGTTTTTCCTTCTGTTATGGTTGTGATTTGGTCGTTTATCTGCAATTGATCGCAAGTCTTTACTTCTAAAATGGTTTAATACGTTATTTGCTAGAGTCAGACTCGTGCTTGTTTGTGGTGTAGATGAAGCCGGACGTGGCTCTATGCTTGGGCCACTAGTTGTTGCTGCCATAACAATAGACAAATCAAAAATCGAGACCCTATCCAAAATAGGCGTCAAGGACTCGAAGAAACTATCTGCCAAGGCGCGAGAATCACTATACAAGCAAATCATCAAACTAGTAGATGATTATGCCGTGTCCAAGGCAACCCCAAAGCAAATCGACTATGCTGTAGCTGGACACGATCTGAATAATCTGGAGGCGCAACACATGGCAAAGGTGATAAAAAAACTCCAGCCCTCAGTATCATACGTTGATTCATGCGATGTGAATGCAGCTAGGTTTGGAAAAGAAATTGCTAGACTATCAAAGACTGGAAAAATAAAATCATACCATCATGCAGATGCAAAATTTGTTGTAGTGTCTGCAGCATCCATAATTGCCAAGGTTACTAGGGACCGAGCAATATCAAAACTGGCAAAGAATCATCCGGTGGGAAGTGGATATCCCTCTGATCCAAAAACAGTCCAGTTCGTCAAAAACTGGTTTTCAAAAAATCATACCGTGCCGGACTATGTGCGCAAAAGCTGGGCGCCAGTCAAATTAATTGCGAGTCAGCCTTTGGCGTGATATTTTGCCACTACCAGGCCGTGGTCTTTGTCATATGGCTCTAGGCCAATACTTTGTATGACAGTAAAGTCATCTTGCAGCTTTTTTGTCTCGCTTTCGATTACCTTTCTTGGTGCTTGGGTAACATCGATGCTTCTGGTTTTGATCACCAAAAACAGATAACCACCATCCTTTAGAAACGCCTTGCAGTTTGTTATTGCAATTTCTGTCTGGTCTGGCTGCGCTATGTCTGAATAAACAACATCAATTTTCCCATACACTGAAAAGTACTGCTTTGGGTGCCTTGCGTCCTGCAAAATAGGTATGACGTTTTTTCTAAAATTGGCAACCCTATCTAGGAAATCACGCGCTACTCTGCTTGCATGCTCTACTGCAAAAACTAACCCATCAAAGCCAACAATATCAGATATGTGCGATACTGTAGTGCCTGTTGATGCGCCAAGATACAAGACCTTGGTTCCGCGAGTAATTGGGAACACATCTAACCCAATGTATAGAGCAGCTGCTAGCTTGCTTCTATATGGATCCCAAACTCTGTATTCTATTTTGGCTTTTTTGTAGAGTTTTTCTCCATAAACCTGGTTTCCCTCTACATAATTTTCAGTAGCTAGTCTTTTTTGGCCATCAAGTTTTAGCCAAAAAATATCAGTATCTTCGCCTTCCAAACTTTTTTCGCTTATTTCCGTCCCCCCCAA belongs to Candidatus Nitrosotenuis cloacae and includes:
- a CDS encoding tRNA (guanine-N1)-methyltransferase, whose translation is MQINDQITTITEGKTQILVPRGALEQKVPPRDIAFFNPRAKLSRDFSIIVYSTFLKNFDGQKSFLDGLSGLGARGLRVANEIKGTEVFVNDLNPSALELSKNSAELNGLHNYIISRSDICQFFNGFSKKGSRGAIVDIDPFGSPAKYIDCGLRATVHKGLLSISATDLQVLHGLFNDACKKKYHGTPVKTTYSNEISIRLVLGLSIAVAARLDVEATPIFVETNQHYYRVYLRILNKPDTRNNIGYIAHCRNCGNRHTTPEQIQNCTLCSHKVELAGPLWIGSLFERDFVAQMIQNIPDYSDKKCEKSIRKALLESEMPACYYTLDEIAQMLKSAPIPLEQIILRLQQNGFSASPTSLNPTGFRTDCKIDKIKELFSAQPIS
- the rnhB gene encoding ribonuclease HII, with product MLVCGVDEAGRGSMLGPLVVAAITIDKSKIETLSKIGVKDSKKLSAKARESLYKQIIKLVDDYAVSKATPKQIDYAVAGHDLNNLEAQHMAKVIKKLQPSVSYVDSCDVNAARFGKEIARLSKTGKIKSYHHADAKFVVVSAASIIAKVTRDRAISKLAKNHPVGSGYPSDPKTVQFVKNWFSKNHTVPDYVRKSWAPVKLIASQPLA
- a CDS encoding fibrillarin-like rRNA/tRNA 2'-O-methyltransferase; its protein translation is MEGEDTDIFWLKLDGQKRLATENYVEGNQVYGEKLYKKAKIEYRVWDPYRSKLAAALYIGLDVFPITRGTKVLYLGASTGTTVSHISDIVGFDGLVFAVEHASRVARDFLDRVANFRKNVIPILQDARHPKQYFSVYGKIDVVYSDIAQPDQTEIAITNCKAFLKDGGYLFLVIKTRSIDVTQAPRKVIESETKKLQDDFTVIQSIGLEPYDKDHGLVVAKYHAKG